A segment of the Filifactor alocis ATCC 35896 genome:
GATCCGTAACCTTTTTTGAGTTAAACACCGTCTTGATACGACCTGTATCAAAGTCATTTTTGCCCAAAATATTATTGACGGTACTTGTAATCATATCTTCAGTAAGGCATCTGCTGTCTGTTCTTGGATAGGTAATCAGCTTCTTTTCATACAAACTTTGAGCATAGTCGAGAGTTTGCTTTGCAGAATATCCAAAATACTTATTGCACTCTCTTTGAAGTGTCGTAAGGTCAAATGGTAAATCAGGCTTTGTAATTTTCTCTTTTTGGATAACATCAGTGATTTCAATCTTATCGCCAACTAAATTGATTAGCTGTTCAGCAGCAACCTCATCATCAATTCGCTCAGTCGAAAGTATAAAGCCGTTCATAGATAGCTCCACTGTGTAGTATTTATCTTTCTTAAAATTAGTTATCTCGTCATCTCTTTTTACAATCATGGCAAGAGTCGGTGTCTGTACTCTCCCAACACTGTAATTTTGCTTATATAAGCAAGAGTATAGCCTGCTGATGTTCATTCCAACAAGCCAGTCGGCAACCGCTCTTGCTTGAGCCGATTCAAAGAGATTATCATAGTCTTTTCCGTCTTTTAGCTTATCAAAGCCGTCTTTAATTGCACTATCTTCCATGGAGGAAATCCAAAGCCTTTTCATCTTCTTTTTACAGCTTGCCTGAAGATATACAAGTCTAAAGATTGCTTCTCCCTCTCGTCCGGCATCGCAGGCATTGATAACAGTATCAATCGCCTTATCATTCATCAGTTTTTTTAGGACTGCAAACTGCTTCTTTGTTGCCTTTGCCACTTCATACTGATATTCACTTGGAATAATCGGCAAGTCATCAATCTTCCATTTGGCATACTTTTCATCGTAAGAATCGGGATTTGCCATTTGAATTAAATGCCCGACACACCAGCTTACTCTGTACCCGTTTCCCTCATAGTATCCGTCTTTTTTATTCTTTGCTCCTATTATCTTTGAGATTGATAATGCAACACTTGGCTTTTCAGCAATTACAAGTTTCATATATATTTTTCCTCCCGTTTTCAATATAAGAGGGCGAAAGATTTTCTCTCCTTCGCCCTGTGTTTTACAGCAAATAGTATCTTTTTTACTCCTAATCTTCTTCGCTGTCCTCTGTTTCATCTTCCAGTTCCTGATTTTCAACTTCTTCATTTTCCGTTTCTTCACTGCCTTCCGCTTCCGAGAAGAAATCATCATCTTCCTCGAAGGCTTCCAGTTCCTTATCTTCTTTCTTTTTTGCCACCTTAAAATAATAGCCTGCTCCCAATGCCCCCAAAGTTACAAGAGCAAGCAGGATATATGTTCCGGTGCTGCTTTTTTCTTCCTTTTTTTCAGGCTTTGCTTCTTCTTTCGGTTCGTCCTTTATGGGTTCTTCCTTAACTACTTCTTTCGGTTTTTCCTTGATTTCTACCATATTGAGCAGATCATCTTCCGAAACTTCGGTAAGAAGCATGACATTTTCTCCCTGTTCATCATGATTGATAATGAGATGAAAGGTCTTTCCGTTCTTGGTCTGAAAAGTAATAAACTGTCTGGCATCCGCA
Coding sequences within it:
- a CDS encoding DNA topoisomerase 3, with product MKLVIAEKPSVALSISKIIGAKNKKDGYYEGNGYRVSWCVGHLIQMANPDSYDEKYAKWKIDDLPIIPSEYQYEVAKATKKQFAVLKKLMNDKAIDTVINACDAGREGEAIFRLVYLQASCKKKMKRLWISSMEDSAIKDGFDKLKDGKDYDNLFESAQARAVADWLVGMNISRLYSCLYKQNYSVGRVQTPTLAMIVKRDDEITNFKKDKYYTVELSMNGFILSTERIDDEVAAEQLINLVGDKIEITDVIQKEKITKPDLPFDLTTLQRECNKYFGYSAKQTLDYAQSLYEKKLITYPRTDSRCLTEDMITSTVNNILGKNDFDTGRIKTVFNSKKVTDHHAIIPTVSSLSEDLSGIPESEAKVYRLISNKLHASVGYPLVENTTKIVAEFDGFQFTSTGKVIKDEGFTKYLKEYKFNKNEDLELPDVSIGDVIIIENKEIKEKYTKPPKHFTEDTLLKAMELAGNDALEKGVEVEREGLGTPATRAGIIENLIYKEFIERDKKNLIATPKGKSLIEIVVDNFKSAEMTAQWEMELSEIAQGKSSKKEFLEKIEEQIKHTVEEHQKNE
- a CDS encoding CD1107 family mobile element protein, translating into MRTVMKNKVFTRLMTALLLAVTVILAAYPSVAYAQVDEKEAAKETVKEEPKKPEITVIKKEEEKEVRYPNKLTAKEPENLKQKMVSNGETTNTNKGIPTEPTKSRASVTENVNNANQEYPIHHGDSSDNKETDKYSADARQFITFQTKNGKTFHLIINHDEQGENVMLLTEVSEDDLLNMVEIKEKPKEVVKEEPIKDEPKEEAKPEKKEEKSSTGTYILLALVTLGALGAGYYFKVAKKKEDKELEAFEEDDDFFSEAEGSEETENEEVENQELEDETEDSEED